A window from Nitrospirota bacterium encodes these proteins:
- a CDS encoding zinc ribbon domain-containing protein — MPIFEYVCQECNHRFELLVQGSTVPACPSCKATKLQKQFSPFGVGATADWAASSGPAPCGTCGDPRGPGACSMN, encoded by the coding sequence ATGCCCATCTTCGAATATGTGTGTCAGGAATGCAACCATCGATTTGAACTGTTGGTTCAGGGCTCGACCGTTCCCGCATGCCCGTCCTGCAAGGCCACGAAACTCCAAAAACAATTCTCGCCCTTCGGCGTCGGTGCGACGGCCGATTGGGCCGCGTCGAGCGGGCCGGCGCCTTGCGGGACCTGCGGCGACCCGCGAGGCCCCGGCGCCTGTTCGATGAACTAG
- the mtnC gene encoding acireductone synthase: MTIRCVLTDIEGTIIPVAFVREVLFPYSRRRLAAFLREHREDPTVLTWAALCQDTLEREVGLRPAYEDLHEFLTRWIDGDRKHMGLKALQGMIWEEGYQTGAFTPELYKDVAPMFIRWRNNGIRLATFSSGSEQAQRLLLAHTTNGDLTPLFSQFFDTRVGAKTDAASYEQIAGRLTLLPDAILFVSDAEPELDAAAAAGLKTTQIVRPGARQGARHPVSLDFRGLSFCELSQPASCPSALPPITRP, translated from the coding sequence ATGACCATTCGCTGCGTCCTCACGGACATCGAAGGCACCATCATCCCCGTGGCCTTCGTGCGTGAGGTGCTGTTCCCTTACTCGCGACGGCGGCTGGCTGCCTTCTTACGGGAGCACCGCGAGGACCCTACGGTCCTCACCTGGGCCGCTCTGTGCCAAGACACCCTGGAACGGGAGGTGGGATTGCGCCCGGCGTACGAGGATCTTCACGAGTTCCTCACCCGTTGGATCGACGGAGACCGCAAGCACATGGGGCTGAAGGCCCTGCAGGGCATGATCTGGGAGGAGGGGTATCAAACCGGCGCGTTCACACCCGAACTCTACAAGGATGTCGCTCCGATGTTCATTCGGTGGCGGAACAACGGCATTCGTCTGGCCACCTTTTCTTCCGGCTCTGAACAGGCCCAACGCCTGCTCCTCGCGCATACGACCAACGGCGACCTCACGCCCCTGTTTTCCCAGTTCTTTGACACCCGCGTGGGCGCCAAAACCGACGCCGCCTCCTACGAGCAGATTGCCGGCAGGCTCACGCTGCTTCCCGACGCCATTCTCTTTGTCTCCGATGCCGAACCGGAGCTGGACGCTGCGGCGGCGGCCGGCTTGAAGACGACCCAAATCGTTCGCCCGGGCGCCCGCCAAGGCGCCCGCCATCCTGTCAGCCTCGACTTCCGCGGCCTCAGTTTCTGCGAACTCTCTCAGCCGGCGTCCTGTCCGTCAGCTCTCCCGCCGATCACTCGGCCATGA
- a CDS encoding cupin — MATLRVPDRNVYLTDEHEIRRFLDERGIFYERWSTDVGLPADATDDQVLAAYDLWLEPFMEKGGYRAADVVRVTPATPNLDAIRDKFLREHTHSEDEVRFFVEGSGLFWFHAERPEEDVFAVLCREGDLLSVPANTKHWFDLGARPMVRAIRVFTDQAGWVPHYTHSGIEQRYRWPL; from the coding sequence ATGGCCACGCTTCGAGTTCCTGACAGGAACGTGTACCTGACGGACGAGCACGAGATCCGGCGTTTCCTCGACGAGCGCGGCATCTTTTACGAACGCTGGTCGACGGACGTCGGCTTGCCGGCCGACGCCACGGACGATCAAGTCCTGGCCGCCTATGACCTCTGGCTCGAGCCGTTCATGGAGAAAGGCGGATATCGCGCCGCCGATGTCGTGCGCGTGACGCCGGCTACGCCGAATTTGGACGCGATCCGCGACAAATTCCTCCGCGAGCACACCCATTCCGAAGACGAAGTGCGCTTCTTCGTGGAAGGGTCCGGGTTGTTCTGGTTTCACGCGGAACGACCGGAGGAAGACGTGTTCGCCGTACTCTGCCGGGAAGGGGACCTGCTCTCCGTGCCGGCCAACACCAAACACTGGTTCGACCTCGGCGCGCGGCCGATGGTCCGCGCGATTCGAGTGTTCACCGACCAGGCCGGCTGGGTGCCTCACTACACACATTCCGGAATCGAGCAACGCTATCGGTGGCCCCTATGA
- the mtnB gene encoding methylthioribulose 1-phosphate dehydratase: MDAFSDFKLYADQLAGIARWAYRNGWAPGTSTNYSVRLPERAAPAFCAITSSGVDKETIEPQQILAVDQHGRPVNGFNLMPSAETLLHLMLYRIAGAGAVFHTHSIAAALLSRLAGPGECLRLSGWELLKGLDGVETHDCEVALPVYPNSQDMHALVAHIEPHLRRENSCYGFLLAGHGLYVWGRNVAEAKRHLEVFEFLLQCEREVRSHGHASSS, translated from the coding sequence ATGGACGCATTTTCAGACTTTAAGCTCTACGCCGACCAACTGGCCGGCATCGCTCGGTGGGCCTATCGAAACGGGTGGGCGCCGGGGACGAGCACGAACTATAGCGTCCGGCTTCCCGAGCGCGCCGCGCCCGCCTTCTGTGCCATTACAAGCTCCGGCGTGGACAAGGAGACGATCGAGCCCCAGCAGATCCTCGCCGTGGATCAGCACGGCCGGCCGGTGAACGGGTTCAACCTCATGCCTTCCGCGGAAACCTTGCTGCATCTGATGCTGTACCGGATCGCCGGGGCCGGGGCCGTGTTCCATACCCATTCGATCGCCGCCGCGTTGTTGTCCCGCTTGGCCGGTCCGGGGGAATGCCTGCGGCTGTCAGGCTGGGAACTGTTGAAAGGCCTGGACGGGGTGGAGACCCATGACTGCGAAGTCGCGCTGCCGGTTTATCCGAACTCACAAGACATGCACGCGCTGGTCGCTCATATCGAGCCGCATCTCAGACGGGAAAACTCGTGCTACGGGTTTCTCCTGGCCGGGCACGGCCTGTATGTCTGGGGCAGGAATGTGGCGGAGGCCAAGCGCCACTTGGAGGTGTTCGAATTTTTGTTGCAATGCGAACGGGAGGTGAGAAGCCATGGCCACGCTTCGAGTTCCTGA
- a CDS encoding glutamate-5-semialdehyde dehydrogenase produces MVEVPVKIYMTNVLKKAREAQRPLAVLPTAVKNRALLGMADRLAADEEAILEANLQDVENVGKTLEGETNRERVKEAVERVRLTPDAVKEMADRLRRIADLADPIGEVTKRWEQPNGMQVSRVRVPIGVIGVISEFGPAVTTETMALCLKSGNVCVFRAAPEWWRTHQVIVSALREAAEEAGVPAGALSFVERPEKEAALELMKATKMLDAIIPRGGAGLRKAVTEQSRLPILCHDGGVCHIYIDEDVDLPMAQNIVINSKLQQPSASNSVDTLLVHQITGRSLLPALIRRLLDEFKIDVLGCPKTYSLMGTMDISGHKSVKPAADDDWGKQFLSKTIAVKMVKDMDEALEHIARYGPGHTDTIVTKNYDNAMRFVREVDSSAVLVNASTRLHAGDHFSLGGEVGTSTSRLHARGPIGLNELTCQKYVVFGGGQLRHPHPVPVTYEDAIMLKRF; encoded by the coding sequence ATGGTTGAAGTTCCCGTTAAGATTTACATGACGAACGTGTTGAAGAAGGCCCGCGAGGCGCAGCGCCCATTGGCTGTGCTGCCGACCGCTGTGAAGAACCGGGCATTGTTGGGCATGGCGGATCGGCTGGCGGCGGACGAGGAGGCCATTCTCGAGGCGAACCTGCAGGATGTGGAGAACGTCGGCAAGACGCTGGAGGGAGAGACGAACCGGGAACGTGTGAAAGAAGCGGTCGAACGGGTCCGCCTCACACCTGACGCGGTCAAGGAAATGGCCGACCGTCTGCGACGAATCGCGGACCTAGCCGATCCGATCGGCGAAGTGACGAAACGCTGGGAGCAGCCGAACGGGATGCAGGTGAGTCGGGTGCGGGTCCCGATCGGCGTGATCGGCGTGATTTCCGAATTTGGACCGGCCGTGACGACCGAGACGATGGCGCTGTGTCTCAAGTCCGGCAACGTCTGCGTGTTTCGCGCGGCGCCGGAATGGTGGCGGACGCACCAGGTGATCGTGTCCGCTCTGCGCGAAGCGGCGGAGGAAGCCGGGGTGCCGGCCGGCGCGCTGTCCTTTGTCGAGCGACCGGAAAAAGAGGCGGCGCTCGAACTGATGAAGGCGACGAAGATGCTGGACGCGATCATCCCGCGCGGCGGCGCCGGCTTGCGGAAGGCGGTCACGGAACAATCCCGTCTCCCGATTCTTTGCCATGACGGCGGGGTCTGCCACATCTACATCGACGAAGACGTGGACCTGCCGATGGCGCAGAACATCGTCATCAATTCGAAGCTCCAGCAGCCCTCCGCGTCCAACTCGGTCGATACCTTACTGGTCCACCAGATCACGGGACGGTCCCTGCTGCCCGCGCTGATTCGCCGCCTGCTCGATGAATTCAAAATAGACGTCTTGGGCTGCCCCAAGACCTACTCATTGATGGGTACCATGGATATCAGCGGGCACAAATCGGTCAAGCCCGCGGCGGACGACGACTGGGGGAAGCAGTTCCTCTCCAAAACCATCGCGGTGAAGATGGTCAAGGACATGGACGAGGCGCTGGAGCACATTGCGCGCTACGGTCCGGGGCATACGGATACGATCGTCACCAAGAACTACGACAACGCCATGCGCTTCGTGCGGGAAGTCGATTCGAGCGCCGTGCTCGTCAACGCGTCCACGCGGCTGCACGCAGGCGATCACTTCAGTTTGGGCGGCGAAGTCGGAACCAGCACCTCACGCCTGCACGCGCGCGGCCCTATCGGCTTGAATGAGTTGACCTGCCAGAAATATGTCGTCTTCGGGGGCGGACAACTCCGCCACCCTCATCCGGTGCCCGTCACCTACGAAGACGCGATCATGCTCAAACGTTTCTGA
- a CDS encoding methyltransferase domain-containing protein: MLTQLHDALLVHLAWWGLRRFDSDATYFQWQRERLSPADLALFNERVERKRAPGAGAEEEKAFYDLSARPHVVPVLYSQRYDYYVEVGPRVASRIGDARSVLDFGCGIGILTTFYARQFPDRAFLGIDRSPASIELARRQAAALSLDNVRFECADVEQSPPAGTFDLIIATHALVQAEQDPGLPSQSWRTFERPRDPRLQSEFEQRTGVGRRLDRLTAALVPNGRMIVFEKTRTLARRIPFQRALAARGLGLIEPPELIRYFLVEEIADDGPFYVLGKGMPRGLDWDESPEPDEGLPFDRTKRKPGSADPHAPLYENHWPSAQLVWEQLQHKHLFKEVTRQEPDGRQLHVELGTAESYSYLYCANTFDQRQIVIVESQRPELVETYYREIVSGMETGQV, translated from the coding sequence TTGCTTACCCAACTCCACGACGCGCTCCTCGTTCATCTTGCCTGGTGGGGACTTCGACGCTTCGATTCCGACGCGACCTATTTTCAATGGCAACGCGAGCGCCTGAGCCCGGCCGATCTGGCCCTTTTCAACGAGCGCGTTGAGCGGAAACGGGCACCCGGCGCCGGCGCCGAGGAGGAAAAAGCGTTCTATGACCTTTCGGCTCGCCCGCACGTTGTCCCTGTGCTCTACAGTCAGCGGTACGACTACTATGTCGAGGTCGGACCGCGGGTCGCTTCGCGGATCGGCGACGCTCGGTCCGTGCTGGATTTCGGATGCGGGATCGGCATCCTGACCACGTTTTATGCACGGCAGTTCCCCGACCGTGCTTTTCTGGGGATCGATCGGTCACCGGCCTCCATCGAGCTTGCGCGCCGACAGGCCGCCGCGCTCAGCCTGGACAATGTCCGGTTCGAATGCGCGGACGTGGAGCAGAGCCCACCGGCTGGTACGTTCGATTTGATTATCGCGACCCATGCGTTGGTGCAGGCGGAGCAGGACCCCGGCCTTCCCAGTCAAAGCTGGCGCACGTTCGAGCGCCCGCGCGATCCTCGGCTCCAGTCCGAATTCGAGCAGCGGACCGGTGTGGGAAGGAGGCTGGACCGGCTCACCGCCGCATTGGTTCCGAATGGGCGCATGATCGTGTTCGAGAAGACGAGGACGCTGGCGCGGCGGATTCCGTTCCAGCGCGCGCTGGCGGCGCGCGGTCTTGGCCTGATCGAGCCACCGGAGTTGATCCGCTACTTTCTCGTCGAAGAGATCGCCGACGACGGACCGTTCTATGTCTTGGGGAAGGGGATGCCGCGCGGCCTTGACTGGGATGAATCGCCGGAGCCCGACGAGGGCCTTCCGTTCGATCGAACCAAGCGGAAACCCGGGTCAGCCGATCCGCATGCGCCGCTCTATGAAAACCATTGGCCTTCCGCGCAATTGGTCTGGGAACAGCTTCAACACAAGCATCTCTTCAAGGAGGTCACGCGCCAAGAACCGGATGGCCGTCAACTCCACGTCGAATTAGGCACCGCCGAGAGCTATTCCTATCTCTACTGCGCCAACACCTTCGACCAGCGGCAGATCGTGATCGTCGAATCTCAACGCCCCGAATTGGTCGAAACGTATTATCGGGAAATCGTGAGCGGGATGGAAACTGGGCAGGTCTGA
- a CDS encoding radical SAM protein has protein sequence MRIEYSKGQRASAELILLHRQRSEATSGRKMKVLLIFPPDWYPSEPYLSLPTLTAVLRAAGHTVIQKDVNLEMYDWYFSEDFLKRVLRKVPQQLDRLRKLAKKRELEAWEMDLQLALCDLTRQRITELIEKAERAKRIVRSQEFYDIEKLEWAINAFQEVTAAISLVYAPARICMPPMETDLSYKVFMSSEVMDAVQDTQVNVYRDVFEHLVKPVIEAERPDVVGISIVLQQQLFSSMTFCALIKQHFPQIHVTIGGNTVTRLRDVLPASPLFSYFDSAVVYEGETAFLQLVEAVGAKRDLAGIPNLIYRDAAGVHTSELSYAEDMGSLPPPDFDGLPLEKYFVPDRILPYLATRGCYWGRCEFCDHGEGYTAGYRTKKIEQIIEDIRFIKTKYNTRHFHFTDESYPPALFRKLARRLVETKMDIIWTTHMRFEKSLLDEAVWQDARDSGCRYLHFGYESGSERVLKLMDKATTTEVIKRHLELSAGVGIWNHVMGFFGFPGETREEAWESVRFLEDNKEHVHSLGFGTFDLSKHTPVAKHPEKWGVIPYKNPDWDLALDYYYTVREGLSVEEAERVFEEFERSHYPGWDLRIFIREYIFLYIARFGLSKLQDLQFNRDRIPAGTASS, from the coding sequence ATGAGAATCGAATATTCCAAAGGCCAACGGGCGAGCGCGGAGCTGATTCTGCTCCATCGCCAGAGGTCCGAAGCCACCAGCGGGCGGAAGATGAAGGTCCTGCTGATCTTTCCCCCCGACTGGTACCCTTCCGAGCCGTATTTAAGCCTACCCACCCTGACCGCCGTCCTTCGCGCCGCCGGGCACACCGTGATCCAAAAAGACGTGAACCTCGAGATGTACGACTGGTACTTCAGCGAGGATTTCCTCAAACGCGTCCTGCGAAAGGTGCCGCAACAGCTCGATCGGCTGAGGAAGCTGGCGAAGAAACGTGAGTTGGAAGCGTGGGAAATGGACCTCCAGCTCGCGTTGTGCGATCTGACCCGCCAGCGAATCACCGAGCTGATCGAAAAGGCGGAACGGGCGAAGCGGATCGTGCGCAGCCAGGAGTTTTATGACATCGAGAAACTGGAGTGGGCCATCAACGCGTTCCAAGAAGTCACCGCGGCGATCTCCCTGGTCTATGCCCCGGCGCGGATCTGCATGCCGCCGATGGAGACCGATCTCTCCTATAAAGTCTTCATGTCGTCCGAGGTGATGGATGCGGTGCAGGACACGCAGGTTAATGTGTACCGGGATGTGTTCGAGCACCTCGTCAAGCCGGTCATCGAAGCCGAACGTCCGGATGTCGTCGGCATTTCCATCGTCCTGCAGCAGCAGCTCTTCTCCTCCATGACCTTCTGCGCGCTCATCAAGCAGCACTTTCCCCAGATTCACGTCACGATCGGCGGCAATACGGTGACACGGCTGCGCGATGTCCTGCCCGCCTCGCCGCTGTTCTCCTACTTCGACAGTGCGGTGGTGTATGAAGGAGAGACGGCTTTTCTCCAACTGGTGGAAGCCGTGGGAGCCAAGCGCGATCTCGCCGGCATCCCGAACCTCATCTATCGCGATGCCGCCGGCGTGCATACCTCGGAACTCAGCTATGCGGAAGACATGGGCTCGCTGCCCCCTCCCGATTTCGACGGTCTCCCGTTGGAAAAGTATTTCGTGCCGGACCGCATCCTGCCATACCTCGCGACGCGCGGCTGCTACTGGGGTCGCTGCGAGTTCTGCGATCACGGCGAAGGGTACACCGCCGGCTACCGGACGAAGAAGATCGAACAGATCATCGAGGACATCCGGTTCATCAAGACCAAGTACAACACCCGGCATTTCCACTTCACCGACGAATCTTATCCTCCGGCGTTGTTCCGAAAGCTGGCCCGCCGACTGGTCGAAACCAAGATGGACATCATCTGGACCACGCACATGCGGTTCGAAAAAAGCCTGCTTGATGAGGCGGTGTGGCAGGACGCGCGGGATTCCGGGTGCCGGTATCTCCATTTCGGCTATGAGTCGGGAAGCGAGCGGGTGCTCAAGCTGATGGACAAGGCCACGACGACGGAGGTGATCAAGCGGCATCTCGAACTCTCCGCCGGGGTGGGGATCTGGAACCATGTGATGGGGTTCTTCGGATTTCCCGGGGAGACGCGGGAGGAGGCCTGGGAGTCCGTTCGGTTCCTCGAGGACAATAAGGAGCATGTCCATTCACTCGGCTTCGGAACCTTCGACCTGAGCAAACACACCCCTGTCGCGAAGCATCCGGAGAAATGGGGCGTCATTCCCTACAAGAATCCCGACTGGGACCTGGCCCTGGACTATTACTACACCGTGCGCGAAGGGCTCAGCGTCGAGGAGGCGGAACGGGTGTTCGAAGAGTTCGAGCGCAGCCATTATCCGGGGTGGGACCTGCGCATCTTCATCCGGGAATACATCTTCCTCTATATCGCTCGGTTCGGGCTGAGCAAACTTCAAGACCTCCAGTTCAATCGGGATCGAATTCCCGCCGGGACGGCGTCGTCTTAG
- a CDS encoding radical SAM protein produces MSHLIHIEGASSKRGNGRKLKAMLLFPPEWVPTAPYLALPCLAAVLREHGHDVIQKDVNIEMYNHFFSDMFLIWVKARMGMQLKELEDKEQAGWLTEQEADQKACLEAKASIDVFELAERAERAKRIVHGEEFYDADKLEWALNTFREVMQYISAAYYPASLVFYPMESNLGYRPGVSKEVFACLDDDQVNVYRDVCRQLVLPVVGRESPDVVGVSIGTQMQLLAGLTFCKMIKEAFPQAHIVVGGNVITRLQEELPKHERFFTEVFDSAILYEGEHALLWLLEALSGERDLASVPNLMYRDAQGIHTSNEIYTEKTTALPLPDFDGLPLDSYFVPARILPYLATRGCYWGRCTFCDHGQGYFDQYRGMPAHLVVEQVKALKDKYRCEHFLFSDESYPPALFKKVTQLLVEQNVGIKWTTLIRFEETLQDPEIWKLAARSGCCTLYYGMESANERVLNLMDKHVKKSVIEHNLKEAAKAGIWNHVMAFYGFPGETREEALETRQFILDNQPYIHSVELFYFVAYRHTPMVRNPEKFGITIHKQEEYDLPLDYYYTLNEPGGISCLDAMQLCEEFYQNDFQPWAVRVNAREHVFLYISKYGTNRLPQIYAQRKEGVADGVSGLVTWPVALGEGEGKDGEPSMTRVVSHAIS; encoded by the coding sequence ATGAGCCACCTGATCCACATCGAGGGAGCGAGTTCCAAGCGAGGGAACGGGCGCAAGCTCAAGGCCATGCTCCTGTTCCCGCCGGAGTGGGTGCCGACCGCCCCGTACCTGGCCTTGCCCTGCCTCGCCGCCGTCCTTCGGGAACACGGACACGACGTGATCCAAAAAGACGTGAACATCGAGATGTACAACCACTTTTTCAGCGACATGTTCCTCATCTGGGTCAAAGCCCGGATGGGCATGCAGTTGAAGGAGTTGGAAGACAAGGAACAGGCGGGATGGCTGACCGAACAGGAGGCGGATCAGAAGGCCTGCCTGGAGGCCAAAGCCTCGATAGATGTGTTCGAGCTGGCGGAACGGGCCGAGCGGGCGAAGCGCATCGTCCACGGAGAGGAATTTTACGACGCCGACAAGCTGGAGTGGGCGCTGAACACGTTCCGCGAGGTGATGCAGTACATTTCCGCCGCCTACTATCCGGCGTCGCTGGTGTTCTACCCGATGGAGAGCAATTTAGGGTACCGGCCCGGCGTGTCCAAAGAGGTCTTCGCCTGCTTGGACGACGACCAGGTGAATGTCTATCGGGATGTTTGCCGGCAACTGGTACTGCCCGTCGTCGGCAGGGAGTCGCCCGACGTGGTCGGGGTCTCGATCGGGACGCAGATGCAACTGCTGGCCGGCCTGACCTTCTGCAAAATGATCAAGGAAGCGTTCCCGCAGGCTCACATAGTAGTCGGCGGCAACGTCATCACGAGATTGCAGGAAGAGTTGCCGAAGCACGAGCGGTTTTTCACCGAGGTGTTCGATTCGGCCATTCTCTACGAGGGCGAACATGCCTTGTTGTGGCTGCTCGAAGCGCTGAGCGGGGAACGGGACCTGGCCTCGGTGCCGAACCTCATGTATCGCGACGCGCAAGGGATTCATACGAGCAACGAGATCTATACGGAGAAGACGACGGCGCTGCCGCTGCCGGACTTCGACGGCTTGCCGCTTGACAGCTATTTTGTTCCGGCCCGCATCCTGCCCTATCTCGCGACCAGAGGATGCTATTGGGGGCGGTGCACGTTCTGCGACCACGGGCAGGGCTATTTCGACCAGTATCGGGGGATGCCGGCGCACCTGGTTGTGGAGCAGGTCAAAGCATTGAAAGACAAGTATCGCTGCGAGCATTTCCTGTTCTCCGACGAATCCTATCCGCCGGCGCTCTTCAAGAAGGTCACGCAACTGCTCGTCGAGCAGAACGTCGGCATCAAGTGGACGACGCTGATCCGCTTCGAGGAAACGCTCCAGGATCCGGAGATCTGGAAGTTGGCCGCGCGGTCCGGATGCTGCACCCTTTACTACGGAATGGAATCGGCCAACGAGCGGGTGCTGAATCTGATGGACAAACACGTCAAAAAGAGCGTCATCGAACACAACCTGAAAGAGGCGGCCAAGGCCGGCATCTGGAACCACGTGATGGCCTTCTATGGGTTTCCGGGCGAGACTCGCGAGGAGGCGCTGGAGACCAGGCAGTTCATTCTCGACAATCAGCCGTACATTCACTCGGTCGAACTCTTCTATTTTGTCGCCTATCGCCATACGCCGATGGTCCGGAATCCCGAGAAGTTCGGGATCACTATTCACAAGCAGGAGGAATACGACCTGCCGCTGGATTACTACTACACCTTGAACGAGCCAGGCGGCATCTCCTGCCTCGATGCGATGCAGCTTTGCGAGGAGTTCTATCAGAACGATTTCCAGCCCTGGGCCGTGCGGGTAAACGCCCGTGAGCACGTCTTTCTCTACATTTCCAAGTACGGCACCAACCGGCTGCCGCAGATCTACGCGCAGCGGAAGGAAGGCGTTGCGGACGGCGTTTCCGGGCTGGTGACGTGGCCGGTCGCGTTGGGCGAGGGCGAGGGGAAGGACGGCGAGCCGTCGATGACCCGGGTGGTCAGCCATGCGATCTCCTAA
- a CDS encoding TIGR02466 family protein — protein sequence MLAPMAREMEINVRPIFSTPLLVFTVPDHERINAELRRAILDREASTPAYSDYEVVGWSSPHDLSMLDWAGEPLKRLFEPVIEVATQVTEFSERAPGTSGRRPGWQVVEVWSNVQRKGGSNAAHPHPGSFWSGVYYVDVGDISSEGKCGGELQLFDPRGCLPRMLAPYLRYAMPELHDAGRNISFSPSAGQCVMFPGWLFHAVATYTGTAPRISVAFNLDPVLSKK from the coding sequence ATGTTGGCGCCCATGGCGCGGGAGATGGAAATCAACGTCCGTCCGATTTTCTCGACTCCCCTCCTCGTGTTCACCGTTCCGGACCATGAGCGGATCAACGCAGAGCTGCGCCGGGCCATCCTCGATCGGGAAGCCTCCACGCCCGCCTACTCGGATTACGAAGTCGTCGGCTGGTCGTCTCCGCACGATCTGTCCATGCTGGATTGGGCCGGCGAGCCTTTGAAGCGGTTGTTCGAGCCCGTCATCGAGGTGGCGACGCAGGTGACCGAGTTCTCCGAGCGGGCGCCGGGGACGTCTGGACGACGTCCAGGCTGGCAGGTGGTCGAAGTCTGGTCCAACGTGCAGCGCAAGGGAGGCAGCAACGCCGCCCATCCGCACCCTGGCAGCTTCTGGTCCGGCGTGTATTACGTGGATGTGGGAGACATTTCATCCGAAGGCAAATGCGGCGGCGAGTTGCAGCTCTTCGATCCGCGGGGCTGCTTGCCCAGGATGCTCGCTCCCTACCTCCGCTACGCCATGCCCGAGCTGCATGACGCTGGGCGGAATATCTCCTTCTCCCCCTCGGCCGGCCAGTGTGTGATGTTTCCCGGTTGGCTCTTCCACGCCGTGGCCACGTACACAGGCACGGCACCGCGCATCAGCGTCGCCTTCAACCTCGATCCGGTCCTCTCTAAAAAATAG
- a CDS encoding PhzF family phenazine biosynthesis protein, with amino-acid sequence MDDEPRTLKFYQADVFTDQPFGGNPVAVIPDVQGLTDRELQQIAREMNLSESVFVLPPTDQAAVAKIRIFTPTQEIPFAGHPVLGAFYILGKLQRLAVREPVTRVLYECNLGLFPVELHVRDGEILRVVMSQPKPQFLGQVEGVKDVFDVAKALGLSKNVITETKWPIQVVSTGLPVLIVPVRTLTAVRSIVPDVSAVSRLCDRYGANGMMVFTTVTVDELATVHTRMFAPPIGVFEDPATGSASGALGAYLVHHGVVEVGPTTEITAEQGYEIERPSRILIQVESDDDAIQEVKVGGQAVMVVEGVLKF; translated from the coding sequence ATGGATGACGAGCCCCGTACCCTCAAGTTCTACCAGGCCGATGTGTTCACCGACCAACCGTTCGGCGGGAATCCGGTCGCCGTTATCCCGGACGTCCAAGGCTTGACCGATCGCGAGCTGCAACAGATCGCTCGCGAGATGAATCTCTCCGAAAGCGTCTTTGTCTTACCTCCTACCGATCAGGCTGCCGTCGCGAAGATCCGCATCTTCACTCCGACGCAGGAGATTCCCTTTGCCGGGCACCCGGTTCTCGGGGCATTTTACATTCTGGGCAAGCTCCAGAGGCTGGCTGTTCGGGAGCCGGTGACGCGCGTCCTGTACGAGTGCAATCTCGGCCTGTTTCCTGTCGAGCTCCACGTGCGGGACGGCGAGATTCTGCGGGTGGTCATGTCGCAACCGAAGCCGCAGTTTCTGGGCCAGGTGGAGGGCGTCAAGGATGTGTTCGACGTCGCGAAGGCCCTGGGCTTGTCGAAAAATGTGATTACCGAGACCAAATGGCCGATCCAAGTCGTCTCGACCGGCTTGCCCGTCCTGATCGTGCCGGTGCGCACGCTGACGGCGGTGCGGTCCATCGTGCCGGACGTGTCGGCCGTCAGCCGGCTCTGTGATCGCTATGGCGCGAACGGGATGATGGTGTTTACGACGGTGACCGTCGACGAGTTGGCGACCGTGCACACCCGCATGTTCGCGCCGCCCATCGGGGTGTTCGAGGATCCCGCCACCGGCAGCGCCAGCGGGGCCTTGGGGGCGTATTTGGTCCATCACGGCGTGGTGGAAGTGGGTCCGACGACGGAGATTACCGCCGAGCAGGGCTACGAAATCGAACGCCCGTCGCGCATACTCATCCAGGTCGAGTCGGACGACGATGCGATACAGGAAGTGAAAGTCGGCGGGCAAGCGGTGATGGTGGTGGAAGGGGTTTTAAAATTCTGA